One genomic region from bacterium encodes:
- a CDS encoding PEP-CTERM sorting domain-containing protein, translated as MKRLIPLLFVLLFPSAALAGPIESGVWLGLSSHPGGNQAPPAYGLRLDGLLTGDSSDVYTFDFDHARSDMNLFWDEDANTIQISGQSWGGLDAGSVYEHARVFTIDFTYRNVVDQEAQNRLQVNPAPSDSDHAALYTYGLSSGTITDGLTGRTYDLVDFAGRHGYTFRCVDEHRGADRSCYGWVNHSNAPGGLNQHLYASDWLFTVDAAEPVPEPSAALLFGLGAVVCGNAVRRRREA; from the coding sequence GTGAAGCGCCTCATCCCCCTCCTCTTCGTTCTGCTATTTCCCTCCGCCGCCCTCGCGGGGCCGATCGAGTCGGGGGTCTGGCTCGGCCTCAGCAGCCACCCGGGCGGGAACCAGGCTCCTCCGGCCTACGGCCTGCGCCTCGATGGCCTGCTGACGGGCGACTCGAGCGACGTCTACACCTTCGACTTCGATCACGCCCGGAGCGACATGAACCTCTTCTGGGACGAAGACGCGAACACGATCCAGATCTCCGGCCAGAGCTGGGGCGGTCTCGACGCTGGATCGGTCTACGAGCACGCGCGAGTCTTCACGATCGACTTCACCTACCGCAACGTCGTGGATCAGGAGGCGCAGAACCGCCTCCAGGTGAATCCCGCCCCGAGCGATTCGGATCACGCGGCGCTCTACACGTACGGCCTCTCGAGCGGCACGATCACCGACGGCCTGACCGGGCGGACCTACGACCTGGTCGATTTCGCGGGCCGCCACGGATACACGTTCCGTTGCGTCGACGAGCACCGCGGTGCCGATCGCTCCTGCTACGGCTGGGTGAACCACTCGAACGCGCCCGGCGGCCTGAACCAGCACCTCTACGCGAGTGACTGGCTCTTCACCGTCGACGCGGCCGAGCCGGTTCCGGAGCCTTCCGCGGCGCTGCTCTTCGGGCTGGGGGCCGTCGTGTGTGGCAACGCGGTGCGTCGCCGACGCGAGGCCTAG
- a CDS encoding efflux RND transporter periplasmic adaptor subunit, translated as MNPISTANDVRRRLERSVVLALAAGCLAVFALACNDGAATTRGEPESVAPLPEARLRVRIDPVRLDALPTEDRITATVRAFHRATITAETQGRVLERVVEPGTEVEADGAILRLEDSRMVLELRRAEAQLSAARTVLAHAKREFARGDRLRKQNAISTQQHDDLEHAVDRARDERALAEVARDTAKRNLADTRITAPFAGTVDSIAVDVGDFVSAGTPVAVLVDLARVRIMGSVTAGEAARLVPGTTARVTFRDLGGEIFEAKLESVARVASSKDGTYAIELHMDDPSGRLRDGLVATVELPDADASPRLLTKRASLLRRSGHPEVFVIEGEGDAAVARSRRVRTGRSAGEWIEVLDGLNEGERVVWDGHFALGDGIAVVIDGEG; from the coding sequence ATGAACCCGATCTCGACTGCGAACGACGTCCGCCGTCGTCTCGAGAGATCCGTCGTCCTCGCACTCGCGGCGGGGTGTCTCGCCGTCTTCGCGCTGGCGTGCAACGACGGCGCCGCGACGACGCGCGGGGAGCCGGAATCCGTCGCTCCGCTCCCCGAGGCGCGGCTCCGCGTCCGGATTGATCCCGTCCGTCTCGACGCGCTCCCGACCGAAGACCGGATCACCGCGACCGTCCGCGCCTTCCACCGCGCGACGATCACGGCCGAGACCCAGGGCCGCGTCCTCGAGCGCGTCGTGGAGCCCGGGACCGAGGTCGAGGCCGATGGCGCGATCCTTCGGCTCGAGGACTCGCGAATGGTGCTCGAGCTTCGTCGGGCCGAAGCGCAGCTCTCGGCGGCGCGGACCGTCCTCGCCCACGCGAAGCGCGAGTTCGCCCGCGGCGACCGTCTCCGGAAGCAGAACGCGATCAGCACCCAGCAGCACGACGACCTCGAGCACGCAGTCGATCGCGCCCGAGACGAACGCGCCCTCGCCGAGGTCGCTCGCGACACGGCGAAGCGGAATCTCGCGGACACGCGGATCACGGCGCCCTTCGCGGGCACCGTCGATTCGATCGCCGTCGACGTCGGGGACTTCGTCTCCGCCGGAACCCCGGTCGCGGTCCTCGTCGATCTCGCCCGCGTCCGGATCATGGGCAGCGTGACCGCCGGCGAGGCCGCGCGCCTCGTGCCGGGCACGACGGCGCGGGTGACCTTCCGCGATCTCGGCGGCGAGATCTTCGAGGCGAAGCTCGAGAGCGTCGCCCGCGTGGCCTCGTCGAAGGACGGGACCTACGCGATCGAGCTCCACATGGACGACCCGAGCGGTCGCCTCCGGGACGGCCTCGTCGCTACGGTCGAGCTTCCGGACGCCGATGCCTCGCCGCGTCTGCTCACCAAGCGTGCCTCGCTCCTCCGGCGGAGCGGCCATCCCGAGGTCTTCGTGATCGAAGGGGAGGGCGACGCCGCCGTGGCCCGGAGCCGTCGAGTGCGAACGGGACGCAGTGCGGGGGAGTGGATCGAGGTCCTCGACGGATTGAACGAGGGCGAACGCGTGGTCTGGGACGGCCACTTCGCGCTCGGCGACGGGATCGCCGTCGTGATCGACGGGGAGGGCTAG
- a CDS encoding efflux RND transporter permease subunit, with protein MERLIRFFVERHLLVNTITLAVVLLGLLAMLRTNVEGFPEATMPMFMVTGTLPGAAAQDVETKVTIPIEDELREVDGLESFTTIITDNRSVTTVKLDDDTPDEDIFKKEREIRNAIEAINDFPPDMRDDPSVFVMDPSKMPVLEVAVAGEQGVLPEAARHLKRTLMRLEGVGEVIEVGLPDPEIRVLVDPSAARAHGVTILDVTRAVERRNVSDTGGVLESAGDRRQVVMWGRYEDASEVGETILRFDEGGPLRVRDVARIEVGREDVGLIAGTNGRPGLSLVAVKKSDADMIDTRNAIAAALETIELPPGVTTTIVNDASYEMSNRLRVIASNGIMGIALVAGIVFLFLAPSAAVWVCVGVPLVILGVIALIPEVGLTINFVSTMAFVIVLGMLVDDAVVVAEKILLRRQEGLKPTEAAISGTMAVARPVIASAATTLLAFLPMLAIGGMPSKLIWQVPVVVSLALALSLLESFLILPPHMSMVRSDAMPRPKRKFMLDLEERYRRALHDVLPRRGRVVAVFSAIFLFIALVIAPRMQFEFFPQESAPGFSLKVRMPAGTPIEQTEAVSDMILAQIPPLMGEDLIAITSRVGHMESEGFDREYGSSENEAVLSMHLDLDKKRMTAAQWMAELEPHVRAPIEAELIYEAKVDGPPGLEPVSVFVKANDDAVRRQTALALVEFLEGLGGVTNLSVDEKLGMRQIDLNPDPERLARNGLDAHDLGLTLKAAYYGLIASEIRDLEESTDIRVAFEPSSRRSIDALLDTQVRNSRGELVLLRDVVDPIEIPAVARIQHRDGLRAVSVTGGIDPNAGVTATTIAEAIETEFLPRYAGRSDIELEISGEVVQSRRAVGDLGFVAIAVFLGIGAVIAIMLGSFLEAFFVIAVVPFAAMSVILTFWAHGMHFSLLPLIGTIGLSGVVVNASIVMVDSVHQAQHRLDRSASEEERFDVVVEAFVTRLRPVLVTSLSTFGGVLPTAYGFGGYDAVMSPMSLALGWGLALTSGVTLFLVPALYVSANDINRQIDVWRRGRRPELGVAEAAELGGDGPEEAAA; from the coding sequence ATGGAACGTCTGATCCGCTTCTTCGTCGAGCGCCATCTCCTCGTCAACACGATCACGCTCGCCGTCGTCCTGCTCGGTCTGCTCGCGATGCTGCGAACGAACGTCGAGGGCTTCCCGGAAGCCACGATGCCGATGTTCATGGTGACGGGGACCCTGCCCGGCGCCGCGGCCCAGGACGTCGAGACCAAGGTCACGATTCCGATCGAGGACGAGCTCCGGGAGGTCGACGGCCTCGAGAGCTTCACCACGATCATCACCGACAACCGCTCGGTCACGACGGTCAAGCTCGACGACGACACCCCGGACGAAGACATCTTCAAGAAGGAGCGGGAGATCCGGAACGCCATCGAGGCGATCAACGACTTCCCGCCGGACATGCGCGACGACCCGTCGGTCTTCGTGATGGACCCGTCGAAGATGCCGGTCCTCGAGGTCGCCGTCGCCGGCGAGCAGGGCGTCCTGCCGGAAGCGGCGCGACACCTGAAGCGGACGCTGATGCGCCTCGAAGGCGTGGGCGAGGTCATCGAGGTCGGTCTGCCGGATCCGGAGATCCGGGTGCTCGTCGATCCCTCCGCTGCGCGCGCCCATGGCGTGACCATCCTCGACGTCACCCGCGCGGTCGAGCGGCGCAACGTGTCGGATACCGGCGGCGTCCTCGAGAGCGCCGGCGACCGGCGCCAGGTCGTGATGTGGGGACGCTACGAGGACGCGTCCGAGGTCGGCGAGACGATCCTCCGCTTCGACGAGGGAGGCCCGCTCCGCGTGCGCGACGTGGCGCGAATCGAGGTCGGACGAGAGGACGTGGGCCTGATCGCGGGCACGAACGGGCGACCGGGTCTCTCGCTCGTCGCGGTCAAGAAGTCCGATGCGGACATGATCGACACGCGAAACGCGATCGCCGCGGCCCTCGAGACGATCGAGCTTCCGCCCGGCGTCACGACGACGATCGTGAACGACGCCTCCTACGAGATGTCCAACCGGCTCCGGGTCATCGCGAGCAACGGCATCATGGGCATCGCGCTCGTCGCCGGAATCGTCTTCCTCTTCCTGGCGCCGTCGGCCGCGGTCTGGGTCTGCGTGGGCGTTCCGCTCGTGATCCTCGGCGTGATCGCACTGATCCCGGAGGTGGGGCTCACCATCAACTTCGTGTCGACGATGGCCTTCGTGATCGTGCTGGGGATGCTCGTCGACGACGCCGTCGTCGTCGCGGAGAAGATCCTGCTGCGCCGACAGGAGGGCCTGAAGCCCACGGAAGCCGCGATCTCCGGCACGATGGCCGTGGCGCGTCCCGTGATCGCGTCGGCCGCGACGACGCTCCTCGCGTTCCTGCCGATGCTCGCGATCGGCGGCATGCCGTCGAAGCTGATCTGGCAGGTCCCGGTCGTCGTCAGCCTGGCGCTCGCACTCTCGCTCCTCGAGAGCTTCCTGATCCTGCCGCCCCACATGTCGATGGTCCGTTCGGACGCAATGCCGCGACCGAAGCGGAAGTTCATGCTCGATCTCGAAGAGCGGTACCGCCGCGCGCTCCACGACGTCCTCCCCAGGCGCGGGCGCGTGGTCGCGGTCTTCAGCGCGATCTTCCTCTTCATCGCCCTGGTCATCGCCCCGCGAATGCAGTTCGAGTTCTTCCCCCAGGAGTCGGCGCCGGGCTTTTCGCTCAAGGTGCGGATGCCGGCGGGTACGCCGATCGAGCAGACCGAGGCCGTGTCGGACATGATCCTCGCGCAGATCCCGCCGCTCATGGGCGAGGACCTGATCGCGATCACGTCGCGGGTCGGTCACATGGAATCGGAAGGCTTCGACCGGGAGTACGGATCCTCGGAGAACGAGGCGGTGCTCTCGATGCATCTCGACCTCGACAAGAAGCGGATGACCGCGGCCCAGTGGATGGCGGAGCTCGAGCCGCACGTGCGGGCGCCCATCGAAGCCGAGCTCATCTACGAGGCGAAGGTGGATGGCCCGCCCGGACTCGAGCCGGTGAGCGTCTTCGTCAAGGCGAACGACGACGCCGTCCGCCGGCAGACGGCGCTCGCCCTCGTCGAGTTCCTGGAAGGGCTCGGCGGCGTCACGAACCTCTCGGTCGACGAGAAGCTCGGCATGCGCCAGATCGATCTGAACCCCGATCCCGAGCGTCTCGCGCGCAACGGACTCGACGCCCACGACCTGGGGCTCACGCTCAAGGCCGCCTACTACGGACTGATCGCTTCCGAGATTCGTGATCTCGAGGAGTCGACGGACATCCGTGTCGCCTTCGAGCCGTCGTCGCGCCGCTCGATCGACGCGCTGCTCGACACCCAGGTGCGCAACTCCCGGGGCGAGCTCGTGCTGCTGCGTGACGTCGTCGACCCGATCGAGATCCCCGCGGTCGCGCGGATCCAGCACCGCGACGGCCTGCGCGCCGTCTCGGTCACCGGCGGGATCGACCCGAACGCGGGCGTCACGGCGACGACGATCGCCGAAGCGATCGAGACGGAGTTCCTGCCCCGCTACGCCGGGCGCAGCGACATCGAGCTCGAGATTTCCGGCGAAGTCGTCCAGTCGCGCCGCGCGGTGGGCGACCTGGGCTTCGTCGCGATCGCGGTCTTCCTCGGGATCGGCGCGGTCATCGCGATCATGCTCGGCTCGTTCCTCGAAGCCTTCTTCGTGATCGCGGTGGTTCCCTTCGCGGCGATGTCCGTGATCCTGACGTTCTGGGCCCACGGCATGCACTTCTCGCTGCTGCCGCTGATCGGTACGATCGGTCTCTCCGGTGTCGTCGTGAACGCATCGATCGTGATGGTCGACTCCGTCCACCAGGCGCAACACAGGCTCGACCGGAGCGCCTCCGAGGAGGAGCGCTTCGACGTGGTGGTCGAGGCGTTCGTGACGCGACTGCGGCCGGTGCTCGTGACGAGCCTGTCGACCTTCGGCGGCGTCCTGCCCACGGCCTACGGGTTCGGCGGCTACGACGCGGTCATGTCGCCTATGTCGCTCGCTCTCGGGTGGGGACTCGCATTGACCTCCGGCGTCACGCTCTTCCTCGTGCCTGCGCTCTACGTCTCTGCGAACGACATCAACCGCCAGATCGACGTCTGGCGCCGCGGGCGAAGGCCCGAGCTCGGGGTGGCCGAGGCGGCGGAGCTCGGGGGCGACGGTCCGGAGGAGGCGGCCGCATGA
- a CDS encoding ADP-ribosylation factor-like protein: MSFINYSSREINCKIVYYGPGLCGKTTNLQHIYQKTNPDVKGKMISLATETERTLFFDFLPLALGEIRGFKTRFHLYTVPGQVFYDASRKLILKGVDGVVFVADSQVERMEANLESLDNLKVNLKEQGYELDKVPYVIQYNKRDLPNAAPLEELQRLLNPMGAPEFEACATTGEGVFETLKAVAKGVLADLKKMGG, encoded by the coding sequence ATGTCGTTCATCAACTACAGCTCGAGAGAGATCAACTGCAAGATCGTCTACTACGGCCCCGGCCTGTGTGGAAAGACGACGAACCTGCAGCACATCTATCAGAAGACGAATCCGGACGTGAAGGGCAAGATGATCTCCCTCGCGACCGAGACCGAGCGCACGCTCTTCTTCGACTTCCTGCCCCTCGCCCTCGGTGAGATCCGCGGCTTCAAGACCCGCTTCCACCTCTACACGGTCCCGGGTCAGGTCTTCTACGACGCGAGCCGCAAGCTGATCCTGAAGGGCGTCGACGGCGTCGTCTTCGTCGCCGACAGCCAGGTCGAGCGGATGGAGGCGAACCTCGAGAGCCTCGACAATCTCAAGGTGAACCTGAAGGAGCAGGGCTACGAGCTCGACAAGGTTCCCTACGTCATCCAGTACAACAAGCGCGACCTCCCGAACGCGGCGCCCCTCGAAGAGCTCCAGCGGCTCCTGAACCCGATGGGCGCCCCCGAGTTCGAGGCCTGCGCGACGACCGGCGAAGGCGTCTTCGAGACGCTCAAGGCGGTCGCCAAGGGCGTCCTGGCCGACCTCAAGAAGATGGGCGGCTGA
- a CDS encoding fused MFS/spermidine synthase: MDDEGDTRSLVVDETFASFYRPGEIVTHCVWDAIAAPILWLPPKRRRRILVLGLGGGSVARIARALAPEAEIVGVEFEPEVVRLARRHLDLDEIGLRVEVADARTWVEAESERAPRYDAILEDVFVGSGDDVHKPDWIPEPMHAQAFGMLAPGGVFVSNTLDEHARVAKSMRAHFEGLVAIETEDYDNRVLAAGGPGLSGAALRERVAASDVLAPSLEVLSFRTRRAS; this comes from the coding sequence GTGGACGACGAGGGCGACACCCGGAGCCTCGTCGTCGACGAGACCTTCGCCTCGTTCTATCGCCCGGGCGAGATCGTGACCCACTGCGTCTGGGACGCGATCGCGGCCCCGATCCTCTGGCTCCCGCCGAAGCGCCGACGGCGGATCCTGGTCCTCGGCCTCGGCGGTGGCTCGGTCGCGCGGATCGCACGCGCGCTCGCACCCGAGGCGGAGATCGTCGGCGTCGAGTTCGAGCCCGAGGTCGTCCGGCTGGCGCGGCGCCATCTCGACCTCGACGAGATCGGCCTCCGGGTCGAGGTCGCCGATGCGCGCACCTGGGTCGAGGCCGAGTCCGAGCGCGCCCCCCGCTACGACGCGATTCTCGAAGACGTCTTCGTCGGGTCCGGGGACGACGTCCACAAGCCCGACTGGATCCCGGAGCCGATGCACGCCCAGGCCTTCGGAATGCTCGCGCCGGGGGGCGTCTTCGTCAGCAATACGCTCGACGAGCACGCGCGGGTCGCGAAGTCGATGCGCGCGCACTTCGAGGGGCTCGTCGCGATCGAAACCGAGGACTACGACAACCGGGTGCTGGCGGCGGGTGGACCGGGACTGTCGGGGGCCGCGCTCCGGGAGCGCGTCGCGGCGTCCGACGTGCTCGCCCCGAGCCTCGAGGTGCTGTCGTTCAGGACCCGGCGGGCGTCCTGA
- the priA gene encoding primosomal protein N', producing the protein MSAPLFDGLPPAGSDDATNEGIVRVALPVPLDRLFDYRVPRAHARPVEPGTRVRVQFGGTPLVGLVVPGDWSTEEDEASAGGPRELAEIAGVVDEEPVVGLPMMKLLAEAARDIFCPIGLALAHALPPGSTPRLSRPWALTPRGERALAQGALADEARPLLEQLAMRTQTAHSLEKALGKALPRIDVETRLAALARDGLVERRVEVRRAKARVPTERIARIALDVDVEHAAMQVLGRAKKQAALLRRIAEEKEGVPTRRLTAEDPNVGALLRNLEKRGLVAFSERPRLIAAESILDGDGPVTLTEDQRDALVPLRDAIKRQVAETFLLHGVTGSGKTEVYLRAIAEALEAGRQALVLVPEITLTHQLVARVRARFGDEVAVLHSGLKPGDRLAQWERLRTGDTRIAVGARSALFAPLEDLGLIVIDEEHDGAYKNEEGFRYHAADVAARRAAQAGCPLILGSATPALETRHQAETGRIKRLSLPRRVGGRPLPAVEIVDLGKEKDKNPRGRKLILSRPMRAAIEQTMADGGQTILFLNRRGFSTRIFCFQCGHAERCDDCDVALVFHAADYKLKCHYCDLEREVPDNCNGCGDPETALLGVGTERLEEDVQTVFPSARTMRLDRDVAQKRGHTESVLGALKDEAVDIVIGTQMVAKGHDFPGVQLVGVVAADIGLHLPDFRAAERTFQLLTQVAGRAGRANRPGRVVVQTFVPDHYALAPVGSHDFEGFYREEISHREALGYPPFGRLSRILVHAEEEEHARQGIEAVANAARAVLRDGIRLEVLGPSPAPIARLRGRYRFMCLLKGDDEEALRLASKAALAAGRGLPREVQMALDARPVNML; encoded by the coding sequence ATGTCCGCCCCCCTCTTCGACGGCCTCCCGCCTGCGGGCTCGGACGATGCCACGAACGAGGGCATCGTGCGCGTGGCGCTGCCCGTCCCCCTCGACCGCCTCTTCGACTACCGGGTACCGCGGGCCCATGCCCGCCCCGTCGAGCCGGGTACGCGCGTACGCGTCCAGTTCGGGGGCACGCCGCTGGTCGGCCTGGTCGTTCCCGGCGACTGGTCGACCGAAGAGGACGAGGCCTCCGCGGGCGGACCGCGGGAGCTCGCCGAGATCGCGGGCGTCGTCGACGAGGAGCCGGTCGTCGGCCTGCCCATGATGAAGCTCCTGGCCGAGGCGGCGCGGGACATCTTCTGCCCGATCGGCCTCGCCCTCGCGCACGCGCTGCCGCCCGGATCGACGCCCCGCCTCTCGCGCCCCTGGGCGCTGACCCCGCGTGGCGAGCGCGCCCTCGCCCAGGGCGCCCTGGCAGACGAGGCGCGGCCGCTCCTCGAACAGCTCGCGATGCGGACGCAGACGGCCCATTCGCTCGAAAAGGCCCTCGGAAAGGCGCTCCCCCGGATCGACGTCGAGACCCGCCTCGCCGCGCTCGCCCGGGACGGCCTCGTCGAGCGACGGGTCGAAGTCCGCCGCGCGAAGGCCCGGGTCCCCACCGAACGGATCGCGCGGATCGCCCTCGACGTCGACGTCGAGCACGCCGCGATGCAGGTCCTGGGCCGGGCGAAGAAGCAGGCGGCCCTGCTTCGGCGGATCGCGGAGGAAAAGGAGGGTGTCCCGACCCGGCGGCTCACGGCGGAGGATCCCAACGTCGGCGCGCTGCTCCGGAACCTCGAGAAGCGCGGGCTCGTCGCGTTCTCCGAACGACCCCGGCTGATCGCGGCGGAGTCGATCCTCGACGGCGACGGTCCGGTCACGCTCACGGAGGACCAGCGAGACGCCCTCGTCCCCCTCCGCGACGCGATCAAGCGCCAGGTCGCCGAGACCTTCCTGCTCCACGGCGTGACCGGCAGCGGCAAGACCGAGGTCTACCTGCGCGCGATCGCCGAAGCCCTCGAGGCGGGGCGCCAGGCGCTGGTCCTCGTTCCGGAGATCACGCTGACCCATCAGCTCGTGGCGCGGGTCCGCGCGCGATTCGGAGACGAGGTCGCGGTCCTCCACAGCGGCCTCAAGCCCGGGGATCGGCTCGCCCAATGGGAGCGCCTGCGAACCGGAGACACGCGGATCGCCGTCGGCGCCCGCAGCGCCCTCTTCGCCCCGCTCGAGGACCTCGGCCTGATCGTGATCGACGAGGAGCACGACGGCGCGTACAAGAACGAAGAGGGCTTCCGATACCACGCCGCGGACGTCGCGGCGCGGCGAGCGGCGCAGGCGGGCTGTCCGCTGATCCTGGGCTCCGCGACCCCCGCCCTCGAGACGCGCCATCAGGCCGAGACCGGACGCATCAAGCGCCTCTCGCTTCCCCGCCGCGTCGGCGGACGCCCGCTCCCGGCGGTCGAGATCGTCGACCTCGGCAAGGAGAAGGACAAGAACCCGCGCGGAAGGAAGCTGATCCTGTCGCGGCCGATGCGCGCGGCGATCGAGCAGACGATGGCCGACGGAGGCCAGACGATCCTCTTCCTGAACCGGCGCGGCTTCTCGACGCGGATCTTCTGCTTCCAGTGCGGCCACGCGGAGCGCTGCGACGACTGCGACGTCGCCCTCGTGTTCCACGCCGCGGACTACAAGCTCAAGTGTCACTACTGCGACCTCGAACGCGAAGTCCCCGACAACTGCAACGGATGCGGCGACCCGGAGACGGCGCTGCTCGGCGTCGGCACCGAGCGGCTCGAGGAGGACGTCCAGACGGTCTTTCCGAGTGCGCGCACGATGCGCCTCGATCGCGACGTCGCGCAGAAGCGCGGGCATACCGAGTCCGTGCTCGGGGCCCTCAAGGACGAAGCGGTCGACATCGTGATCGGGACCCAGATGGTCGCCAAGGGACACGACTTCCCCGGCGTCCAGCTCGTCGGGGTGGTCGCCGCCGACATCGGGCTCCATCTGCCGGATTTCCGGGCCGCCGAACGCACGTTCCAGCTCTTGACCCAGGTCGCCGGCCGCGCCGGCCGCGCGAACCGGCCCGGCCGCGTCGTGGTCCAGACCTTCGTGCCGGACCACTACGCCCTCGCCCCGGTCGGCAGTCACGACTTCGAAGGCTTCTATCGCGAGGAGATCAGCCACCGCGAAGCCCTCGGCTACCCGCCCTTCGGTCGCCTGTCACGGATCCTCGTGCACGCCGAGGAGGAGGAGCACGCACGGCAGGGAATCGAAGCCGTCGCGAACGCGGCGCGGGCGGTCCTCCGCGACGGCATCCGCCTCGAAGTGCTCGGCCCCTCCCCCGCGCCGATCGCGCGACTACGGGGCCGGTACCGCTTCATGTGCCTGCTGAAGGGCGACGACGAGGAGGCTCTCCGGCTCGCCTCGAAGGCCGCCCTCGCGGCCGGGCGCGGACTGCCGCGGGAGGTCCAGATGGCCCTCGACGCGCGTCCCGTCAACATGCTATAA
- a CDS encoding TetR/AcrR family transcriptional regulator: MSSSSQAEGSSQAEGSSPHPEGSPLRRPGRPRQESGDGGDVRDRLLDAAVEIAVEQGFETAGLREIARRAQVSPGMISYYFGDRQGLYRAMFERVFARVREKVDAVLDAPDRTSEDRVADLVRIQITSIAADPWLPIVVMREMLSRQDSPIRDFIGEFIAKGPIAMMIERLEQAQRDGAISKDYDPRMLAMTIGSLSGFPFLMLPIVGPHLGLELDGDFPERLIEHNQKILSEALRARTENAS, from the coding sequence ATGTCCTCTTCGTCGCAGGCTGAAGGCTCCTCGCAAGCTGAAGGCTCCTCCCCTCACCCTGAAGGCTCGCCTCTGCGACGCCCCGGACGCCCCCGCCAGGAATCCGGCGACGGCGGTGACGTTCGCGATCGGCTGCTCGACGCGGCGGTGGAGATCGCGGTCGAGCAGGGCTTCGAGACCGCGGGCCTGCGCGAGATCGCACGGCGTGCCCAAGTCAGTCCGGGGATGATCTCGTACTACTTCGGTGATCGGCAGGGCCTCTACAGGGCGATGTTCGAACGTGTCTTCGCGCGGGTCCGGGAGAAAGTCGACGCCGTCCTCGACGCGCCGGATCGGACGAGCGAAGACCGCGTGGCAGACCTCGTGCGGATCCAGATCACTTCGATCGCGGCCGACCCGTGGCTGCCCATCGTGGTGATGCGCGAGATGCTCTCGCGGCAGGACTCCCCGATCCGCGACTTCATCGGCGAGTTCATCGCGAAGGGCCCGATCGCGATGATGATCGAGCGGCTCGAGCAGGCCCAGCGCGATGGCGCGATCTCGAAGGACTACGACCCGAGGATGCTGGCGATGACGATCGGCAGTCTGTCCGGCTTTCCCTTTCTCATGCTCCCGATCGTGGGACCGCATCTCGGTCTCGAGCTCGACGGCGACTTTCCCGAACGTCTGATCGAGCACAACCAGAAGATTCTTTCCGAAGCACTCCGCGCCCGAACGGAGAACGCCTCATGA
- a CDS encoding carboxymuconolactone decarboxylase family protein, protein MSSSRDESIGRPPRIEPDPMPEGAPRILGTVKRHPHLLEPMLGFSSALAAGALPRRASEILALRAAWNCRSAFEWAHHTRYGLDAGLSQEEIDRLAGGDPDVGWDEGDAALVRAADELHAGQDVADATWARLAQDWDEGQLVEIPFVVGQYTMLSMVAKATGVPVDPVQPRFPGED, encoded by the coding sequence ATGAGTTCGTCGAGGGACGAGTCGATCGGGCGGCCGCCGAGGATCGAGCCGGACCCGATGCCCGAGGGCGCGCCGCGCATCCTCGGCACCGTGAAACGTCACCCGCACCTGCTCGAGCCGATGCTCGGCTTCTCGTCGGCCCTCGCGGCCGGGGCGCTCCCGCGGCGCGCGTCCGAGATCCTCGCGCTGCGGGCCGCCTGGAACTGCCGTTCGGCCTTCGAGTGGGCGCATCACACGCGGTACGGACTCGATGCGGGGCTGTCCCAGGAAGAGATCGATCGCCTGGCCGGCGGCGATCCGGACGTGGGCTGGGACGAAGGCGACGCTGCGCTCGTGCGCGCCGCGGACGAGCTCCATGCGGGGCAGGACGTGGCCGACGCGACCTGGGCGCGGCTGGCGCAGGACTGGGACGAGGGGCAGCTCGTCGAGATCCCCTTCGTGGTCGGCCAGTACACGATGCTCTCGATGGTGGCGAAGGCGACGGGCGTCCCGGTCGATCCCGTCCAGCCCCGGTTTCCCGGCGAAGACTGA